The nucleotide window GGCGTTGTAGCCGAAACAGAGCCGTTCCGGATGATTCTCTTCGCCGCCGAAAAACCGGGTCAGCCGTTTGCGGAGGTTCTCGACTATGTTGCCGGCCTCAATTGCCTTATCGAAACCACTCCGCCCCGGATTGACCCCGCAACTACGATAAAAGTCCACCATGAACTGGTAGACTTTTTCCGGTTTCGGCCACGAGGTAGCCGCGTTATCGAGATAGATAAGCTTGTCGCAACATGAAGGTTCCATTGTCCAACCACTCGCTCGCTAGTGCGGGTTATCGGCTCAAACGTGGCCGATGGCCCGCCTTTCTACCAGGAGGAAGATAACGACGACTGGTTGCCGGGGCAAATAGATTCAGGGAGGTCGATGTTTGTGTTCCCAGGTCAGAGTTGTGCCTGGCGTGCGTCTCGGTGCGCCAGGGTTTCGACCGCAACTTCTGCACCGTGCGCGGCAGAGCCTGCCCCGGATTTGATCCGGGGTCCTCGTCTGCCCGTGTATCGAATTTGGACGGGGCAGACCGGGAGGTCTGCCGCCCACTATATGATCGAGCGATTCCCCGTTCGGGTTGATTCCGCTTTTAGCTAAACCGCAACTGCTGAATCTTGCGAAGAACCTTGCCCACCATCTCCTCGCGGTTGCGGCGATTCATCTCAAGAAGAGTGATATCGTCCCGTTTCCTGATGTTATCAATTAGGCCGAAACCTTCCTTGGCGATGGTGGCCACGACTATCCGATCCTGTTCGAGAATCTCGCACACCACCTCGCGAAACCGCCGCGACATGCACTCCATCTTACCGATTTCGTCGATGATAACAATGCGGCCGTCGTTACCGGTCAGATCGATTGCGTTTAGAAACTTCTCGAAGCCGTAGACGCCGACCCGGTACTTGCCCACCATCAGGTGACTGCGCATGTCGATATGGGCCAGGTTGCGCCGACGCCCGTCGAGACTGATCGCCTGAAAGCCGACCCGCACGCCGTTGTTGCGAATCTCGGCCGTATAGAAGCCGACCGGTTTGAACGGCCTGAGTTCGGTGATCAGCTTCCGGATGACCGTCGATTTGCCGATCCCAGGCTCCCCCGTGATGAGCAGATTCTTGGCGCCCGTATCCATAATCTCCGGCTTCAAAATACAATGTGCCCGAAAAAAATCAACCCCCAGAATTGGGCCAGGCCCTTGCGCAGGGTTTAGCCCGACCGGAGCTTGCTCCGCCGGGAACCGTAGAGCCAGTAGATGATAATCCCCAGCGCGAGCCAGCCGAAAAAGCGCAGCCAGGTGACTTCGTCCAGACCGGCCATCAGCCAGCCGCAAAAGATGATCCCCAGGATCGCAGTGACAATGCCGCCGGGCGCGCGGAACGGCCTCGGGCGGGCCGGGTCCTTGATTCTCAAGATTATTACTCCGGCACAAACCAAAACAAACGCGAAAAGCGTCCCGATATTGCAAAGGTTGGCCATTTCGTCGATATTGCAGAACGCCGCCAGGGTG belongs to Candidatus Zixiibacteriota bacterium and includes:
- a CDS encoding nucleoside-triphosphatase; translated protein: MDTGAKNLLITGEPGIGKSTVIRKLITELRPFKPVGFYTAEIRNNGVRVGFQAISLDGRRRNLAHIDMRSHLMVGKYRVGVYGFEKFLNAIDLTGNDGRIVIIDEIGKMECMSRRFREVVCEILEQDRIVVATIAKEGFGLIDNIRKRDDITLLEMNRRNREEMVGKVLRKIQQLRFS